In Parageobacillus sp. KH3-4, the genomic window AAAGGTTGCGGAGCATTTTCAAGCTCTTTCAATAATACGGCGCATGTCTTGGCATGCGTCTTCCTCAACTTCACAAAAGCTCCCCCCAAAAATTTTTTGCAATCAATGTTTCATAATAGTAATTCATATTTAACATTCGCGCTTTCTTAACAGTCAAGTATTCAAATAATACAGTCCCTGATTTAAAGTATTATTCTGCAGAGCGAGTTCATCTATAAACAACCTCTAAAGATTACAACACTAAATTTTACATTACAAATACATTTAGTCAATCATTTTTTATTAATTTTGCTTTTTCAAGTTTAATGATTCGCCAAGTCCTAATTATTTGTGTCAAGCCTCTTTTCCCAGCCCAGCGGACTTAGAGCGCCGGCAAATAAAACCACTTTGTATCGCTTCTTTTTTACACAAAGTTCCGGACTTAATTGAAAGATAAACACCTCTTATTTCTCAAATTACGATCCATTATTATTAACATTACATAAATGAATGTAACGTTACAAAATATCTAGCATTCTTAAAAAATAGATAAGGCCGATCCCCCTTATTCATAATGTTGGCGTGCCGAAGCATAATTGCCCAATAATACAAACGGAAGCGCCTGTTGCTCAATTTCGGTGAAAACATCCGGTCAAGCACTGCCGTTGATGGCGGATACGCTTAAGCCTTCTAAAGAAACGGCTTGGCCATCTAAATGTCTAATCTTGATGATCTTTCGCTCCAAAGGAAGCAAGTCAAAGAAATTATCCGAAAAAACAATTTTCTCTCCCGGAAGTTCCAGTTTGACAAAACGGGCAAAACAATCCGTACGAATTGCTACTTCTTGTTTTTCCGGGATCACTTTTACTTGCAGCTTCGCTTTCGGGAGCTGGAGGTCCTTATGATTTCGCAAGTAATAATAATTTTCTTCTGCTTTTTTATTCAACGATTTTAAACGGACAACCACTTGTTCAGCGGGCTCTCCTTGCAACACCTCCGCTTCGGTCAAGGAAGCAATACGAAGCGAAACATTTCCCTTCACATGGATAAAAAATTCTTTGGAATACACTAGCTCGCCATTAAATCGAAATACTTCGAGCACCAGCGTATCTCTTACATCTTCCAATTGGTCATTCACAACCCATAAATGCAAATCATCGCCAGGGTCATGTTCAAGCGTATATACAAGCGGGGCATTAAATTTTTTGCTATAGTAATATGAAGCTTTCGGCAACAGGTAATAATCGATCATAGACCAGCTCGTGCCAGGCCAGCAGTCATTCAATTGCCAGATTAAAGCACCGCTTGTTTGCGGTTTATTGCGGCGGTAATGTTCCATTCCGTACTTTAAGCCTTCGGCCTGTGTGAGCATCGAATAATTCATGTATTCCTCTATATTTTTTGGAATGCCGGTATACCCTTCCATTAACAAAATCCCTTTTATATGATGGTAATCTTTATTCCGATACGCCAATTCATCGCTGCCCCAATAAAAAGTGCCCTCAGGCATATTTTTTTCCAGCGTATAGCGATTCGCAGAAGCATGCATGCCAAACTCGCTGCAAAACCGTGCGTGATCCTTTTTATAATTTCGAAACGAAACCCCCTCCACGCTGATGTTTTGCCCTAAATTTTGTCCGAATCTGCGAGGTTCTATATTCCCATGCCAAACTTGCCAATTATGACGGTCCCCTTCCTCTTCCGAATTGTGATCATTTCCGCCATATGGCGAGCTTGGCCAGTATAATCGAGAAGGATCTAGCTCTTCCAATAGTTCAGGAATTAACTCATGATAGATTTTTTCCCCGTAAAAAGGTGTATGAATGTTGCCAGCAGCACGCTCCACTTCATATAGCCAATCATTTTCGTTATTTCCACACCATAAAGCGATCGAAGGATGATTCCGCAGCCGCTTAACAACCGAAATCACTTCTTTGCGGACGTTTTCCATATAATCGCGGTTGTAATCCGGGTATAGCGCGCAGGCAAACATAAAGTCTTGCCAAACTAAAATTCCTTGGCGGTTGCATTCTTGATAAAAAACGTCTTTTTCATAAATCCCTCCGCCCCATACGCGCAGCATATTCATATTCGCTTCTTTTGCTAGTTGAATAAGATGACGGTAGCGCGATTCCGGCGCAGATCCTAAAAAGCTGTCAACAGGAATCCAGTTCGCCCCTTTGGCAAAAATCTCTACTCCATTTAACACAAAGGTAAACCGCCGATTTCCTTCGCGATCTCTTTGCATGACTTCAATCGTGCGAATCCCTATTTCTGTTTCGTATGTATCGAGAACTTCATCTTCCCATTTTAAAACGACCGCCAATTGATAAAGATGTGGTTCTCCTAAATCATGCGTCCACCAAAGTTTCGGATGGTCGATATTCAACGTAAGCGTCGCCCGATCTTTGTCCATATTTACAGCTCGGAAAAACTGTTGTTCTTGATCTTTTAACATAATTTCTGCACGTAACTGTTTTCCCCTGACAAAGTTTTTGGTGCAAATATCAATTTGCACAAGCGCCCGGGAATCTTGGATGTCCAGCGTTCTTGCATAAACACTTTCGATTTTGGCAATTTTTCTTTTTTCTAAGCGCACATCTTTCCAAATTCCTACCGTTAAAATTCGCGGTCCCCAGTCCCAGCCAAAATGATATTGAGCCTTGCGCGCCCATATGCGGTCTTTGTCAAATCCAGCCCAATAATTCTTCTCCTTATCCTTTAATTGATAGGAAACAGGATTAAATTTGACAGCTAAAACATTTTTTCCATTCACGATTTCCCTAGTAACATCAAAAGTATGAGAAATAAACATATTTTCCGTAGACCCTAATTCCACTCCGTTCAAATAAACCGTCGCAAAAGTATCTAAACCTTCAAAAATCAACTCCAGCCGTTCATCTGGATCTAAGCCATCTTTTTCAAATGTAAATTCGGTACGATACCACCAAACTTTTTCTTCGACCCATTTTGCTTTCAAATCATTATGGCCAAAAAAGGGATCATCAAGCAAATTTTTTTCTCGCAAAATCGAATGGACATCTCCTGGCACCTTTGCGGACATCCAAAAGTGATCAATATAGTTTGGATCGGCAATCGTCAAATCTCTTACCTGCCCGACATCGAAATACTGTATTTTCCAATTTTTATTGATTAACAAGATTTACTCCCCCCTCATTGCAAAGAAAAAGAGACCGAACCTTATTTATAGTTCGTAGGCGGTCTCTCATTTTATAAAAAATGTTTCTCGCAGCAAACCTCCTTGGACAACCATTACTTCAATACAAACTGCATTCCCTCTTTGAAGTTTTTGCTAAAGATAATGAACAGGATCAGAATTGGAAATGTCAATAATACAGAAGCCGCGTACATTGGTCCCGGATACGCTCCATATGGGCCAAACATTTGTGCGAGCAGTACGTTCAGCGTCAGCATTTTTTCATTGTTAACTACCAGCATATCCCATAAAAGTTCTACCCATCTTTCCATAAAGAGGAATAGGAATATAATCGTTGTGATGGACTTAGACATTGGCAAGACAATTCGCGCAATAATGGTTAATTGCCCTGCGCCATCCATTTTCGCCGCTTCAATTAACTCATCGGGTACGCTGCGGAAAAAGTTCGTATACATAAATATCGCCCACAAACTCACGGCTTTCGGCAGGATCATCGCCCAATACGTGTCGTACATTCCAGAATAACGAACAATCAAAAAGAGTGGAATCAACAGGATAACCGCCGGATAAAACATTTGAAACAAAATGACATTGTTGAGAAAACGGCTGCCTTTAAACTTTAATTTAGCTAAAGAATATCCTACTAGAATCGCCGTCACTAGCATGAGCACAGTAGAAGACAAGGTGACAAATATGCTGTTAAAGAAGGCGCGAAGCCATGGTCTCGGAACAACGCCATCCCCGCCAGTAAATAACCATTCATATGATCGCAGGGTCAACTTCGTCGGAATAATTTTACGATCAACTTGTTCCCATGGGGCTAAGGAGCTTAAAATCATATATAAATAAGGAAACACCATGATGATCAGAACAACAAAAGCCAATACGTATAACAACGCGGTCTTTAATTTCTTACTCCCAGCCATGTCTTGCACCCCACTTTTCTAAAACCTTTCTAAACACGAGAATCGACGCGAACGTTACAACAGAATTGATGATCGCTATTGCTGTCCCATATCCGGCATTTAATTTTTCGAATGCCTGATTATAAATTTCCAGCTGCCATGTATGTGTTGAATAATCTGGTCCTCCGCCCGTTAATACGTATGGTTCCGTAAAGATTCCAAACATTAAACCTACTGCTAAAATGGTGACGGTATAAAACGACGGATACAGCATGGGAACGGTTACGTGCCAAAACCTTTTCCATCCGACGGCGCCATCTATTTCAGCTGCTTCATAGATTTCTTTCGGTATGCTTTCTAAACCAGATAAAAACAACAACGCATAGTATCCCATGAATTTCCACGCCATCATAAGAGCGATGATCAACGGCGCTAAAATCGGGGAACCTAACCAATCAATGTCCAAACCGAAATAATGCCGAAAGAACGTGTTTAGTGGACTGTTATAAGATAATACCCCATTGACGACAATGGCAGAAGCCACTCCCGATGCCAAATAAGGCAAGAAATATCCTACCGAAAACAAACCTTTCAGCTTAGGCAAAGAATGGATAATCAAAGCTAAACAGAGTGATCCCGCAATAACGATAGGAACAAACATCAACATAAATTTATAAGTGACCCAAAACGCAGCCCGTACGCTCTTACTAAAAAACGCTTCGATAAAATTTTGCAGTCCGACCATTTCGTAATCAGGAGCAATTAAATTCCAGTTTGTAAACGCTAAATAAATGGCCCAACAAAGCGGAAACAGAAAAAATATGATGGAATAGATAAGGTATGGGCTGGCCAAAAGCCACCCCAACCTTGTCGTTCTTTTATTCATTTACTTTAACACCCCGTTAATGGCTTTCTTCATATCTCCCCAAGCTTTATCAGCCGTTTTTTGCCCTTTCACAACCGGATTTAACGCTTCTTTGCCGATTAATTCTTGAATTTCTACTGTTTTTTCATTATCCATAGGCGGAATCGCGTTTGGAATATTTTCCGCATATTGTTTTAATTGAGGATTTTCCGCAAGATAAGAGGCAAACGCTTCATTTGTTGATAAATCATCACGCGCAGGTGGCAAATTCGTTTGTTTGAACCAAGCTAAATCGTTATTTGCATCAGAATATACCCATTTAATAAAGTCGAACGCAGCTTGTTGTTGCTCTTTCGTAGCAGAAGCATAAATGACAAGGCCTTTTGTGTCCGCAAACGTTTTGACGTTGTTTGGATCTACATCATCTGGCACAGGCGGCAAAGATAAAACATAATTTTGCTTAAACTTCATTTCCGGGAATTTTTCCGCCCAATACGGGAATGTCCATGGCCCCAAATCGACCATAATGGCTGTCGCATTTTCAAACGGGTCGGTTGCTTCTCTCGTCAATAACAAATCGTTTTTACTTAAATCGCTAAAGAATTGAAGGGTTTTTACACCCGCTTCGTCATCCGCGACAAATCTATTTCCTTTTATAAAGTTGTTTCCATTCGAAGCTGCATTATATAACATAAAGAAATCAAACCATCTTGCCCACCATGTTGGTTTTACTAAATCAGCCCGCGCCCACAGAAATTTGTCAGGATATTTTTTCTTTAATTTTTTGCCAAGTTCAATAACCTCGCTGTATGTTTTTGGCGGCGCATCATACCCAAGCTCTTTTAGAACATCCATTCTCCAAGCAAACAACATCGCATTCGAGTAAATCGGCAAGACGTATTGATGGTTATCGGCAAACTTCCATCCTGAAATCGTTTCCTTCATTTGTCGCTTGCTAATTAATTCAGCAAAACCTTTAAATTCGTCTAACGGTACAATCGCATGGCTCGCAGCTAATTGGGCAGCAAAACCTCGAGAAATATTTTCGGAGATCACCGGGGCATGTCCCGACGCAATGGCGGATTGGATTCCCGCTTCAGAAGAAGGGCTTTCCGGCATTGGTGAAACCTTGATTTTCACATTTTTATGTTCTTTCATATAACCATCGGCCATCTTTTTCCAAAACGATTGCTGTGTCGGGTTAGGCGCGGCCCAGAAATCAATTTCAACAACGTTGTTAGCTCCATCCCCTTTTGCATTTTTCCCTTCATTTTGCCCTTGGCACCCCGTACCAATGAGAGCCACGGCAAGCAACGCGGCAATGAGTTTCGTAAACCCTTTCTTTTTCATGTTTTTCCTCCCCCTTTTTATGCACATTTAAACTAACATGCCTTTAATTTGAAAATTGGCATGGTTCTGCGCACTTTTCAGATAACCACACAGGCCAAACCCACTGCTTTGATGAAACATTTGGCCATGCTTCATTAGTTGTTTATCGATAAATTAATTTCGCCATTATTTCCTGCAGACTGAGTTCTGCGCCGGCAATGGATTCATCAGCCGCGCCATAGTAGATTCTAACGGTGTCTTCCTCTACAACTACACCGCAAGTAAACACTACATTCTCAAAGAATCCATTTTTTTCATAATCTTCTTCCGGTTCTAAAATAGGTTCTTCTGTTTTGGCGAGAATTTTGGTCGGATCATGAAGATCCAGCAGCACTGCTCCTAAACAATAGCGATGATTTTTATCAGCGCCATGATAAATCGCTAACCAGCCTTTCTCTGTTTTAAACGGGACTGCGCCTCCACCAATGCGGCCGCTATCCCATCCTTCTTCACTGAGGCCCAGCAAGTATTGATGATTTCCCCAATAAAGAAGATTATCGGATTCTGCAATCCAAATTTCAGGCCGGCCAATTCCTTTTGGCACCGGGCGATGTAATGCATAGTATTTTCCATTAATTTTTTCAGGAAAAATAGCGACATCTTTATTTTCAGGATGAAAAATTAATCCGAGACGTTCGTAAGTGACAAAATCTTTTGTCGATGCAAGACCTACACCAATCCCTTCAGCCGACACCGCACTATATTGGATATAATAAGTATCATCAATCTGGGTCACGCGCGGATCTTCAACTCCCCATGCTTCCCGTTCCGTTCCCGGATAGATGAAAGGGGTTTCATCAATGGTAAAGCGGCGGCCATCCTTACTACGGGCAATACGAATATACGACAAAGACGTCAAATAAGCGACTCTGCGATCCGAATCGTTGTAAAGGACAACTCGTGGATCGGAAAAATCAAACCTCGCGTCATCTTTATGCAGCTCGACAACTTTTAGTTTTCCTTCTCCGCTCGAAAAATCAACAACAGGAGCTTTGACAATCTTCGGATCTTTACTAATTGGGCGTTCAGCGACGCGAAGCAATAACAGCACTTCGCCATTGTACTGGGCGACCCCAGCGTTAAAAACCCCTATCACTTCATGGTCGCGATGAAATGGTTTCACATCGTTCGGAGTAATTAGCGGGTTTTCCAGAAAACGGTTGACTCTCACCATAAATCTCCTCCAACCTTTTCATTCACCAACATTGCAGTAGTCAAAAACTTTCTAAAACGTTAAAAGCGATGTTGACGCGCACTCCTTTTTTGAAAACGCTTTAAAATTGTCGCATAAAAAAGAGGCTGTACGATACTACGAATGGATTCAAATCTGTAACGTTACATTTTCTACTTGTAATTCCAAAATAATTATTTCATCTTTCAATATGATAGTCAATACCTTTTTCGCGAATTACATTACAAAATATTAAATGCTGTTAAACTTCTGTGAAAAATAAAAAACTTGCATGAACAAAAAAAGATATGTATATTACAAATGTAATGTAATCATGTATATTTGTAAGTTACATTACTTACATTGATTTTCATTGACTGGGAATCATCTAGAAATGCCGAAACAGAACCACTTTCTCATTATTGATTCCATAATCGTTTCTTTTCTTTCCAATTTCGTTTATTCTTATTACAATATAGTTAAATGGGATACTTGCTCTAAACAGGCATCGTTCCCTCTATGATACCGCTCAAGTGCAGTATGTTATCCTCTGTCTTTGGTTGGTTCATGCAAATATTTTTTATAACCTTGTATATGATGTTGCGAGAACAGCGGGTGTGGAAAATGAAAAAGAAAGTAACGATGCAAGATATTGCAGATCGATTAAATATATCGAAAAATTCCGTATCACAAGCATTAAGGGGAAAACAAGGAGTCAGCGAAGAAACGCGGAAACTGGTCAAACGCGTTGCCGAAGAAATGGGATACCAATATCCAGGAGAACGAAAGAAAAAGAAACAAGGAAAAACGGGGAACATCGGGTTAATCGCTTCGGATTTGACATTTTCCTTTAAAAATTTTTTTGGAGAAATTTATTTGAGCATTGAAAAAGAAGTAATAAAGCGAGGCATGAACTTGCACATTCAATCGGTCAACCAAGAACAGAAAGAACGGCTTATTTTGCCTTCATTTATCGAAAACAAAATGGTAGACGGCATCTTGATTCTTTCGCACATCAGCACAGAATACGTTAATAAAGTGATTTCAACCGGTATTCCGACGATACTTGTTGATCACCACCATCCCAATATTCAGGCAGATGCCGTATTAACAAATAACCGCTTTGGCGCCTACCTTGCCGTTCAGCATTTAATCGAGCTCAATCACCGCGACATCGCTTTTATCGGCAATATCGATTATTCGCCGAGTTATGAAGAACGATATGAAGGGTATTTACTTGCCTTGAAAGAACATGGAATTAAACCAAATGAAGATTTTATTTTCACAAACGCAGAAGAAAAAGAAGAAGTCGTGCTCCAATATATTCAACAATTAAAAAAACAGCCAACCGCGTGGTTTTGCGCCAATGACGGATTAGGATTTCTCGTTAATTCATGCCTGCAACAGCACGGCATTCAAGTTCCAGACCAAGCATCCGTGTGTAGCTATGATAACGGACAGCTGTCCAAAATAGCGAAACCAAAAACAACAACTGTCGACATTGATTTGGAACTGTATGGAAAAAGAGCAGTAGAACTACTGTTCTGGAGAATGGAGAATAAAAATGAACCGTTCCAAGAAATTCTGCTCTCATCCAAACTGATTAAAAGGGAGTCCACTGCATTAGCGCCAAAACAACTATGAAATGGGCAAAAACACAGCGCCAGGCGCTTATGCTAGCACTAAAAGCCTCTTATCCTTTAGCAGGAGGCTTTTTTTCTACATGTTTTGATCTTCGTTTTGTCCCCTTACTTCATTCCCATCTTACTTGTTTTGTATCATCCATCGCCCTTCCTTGTACACATCTTTGCGCATACTAAAGCCTAGCAGGCACGCTTGTCGGCGGAAATAGCCAGCGGGCATTCTTATTCAGCTGGAAAAAAAGCCGATACAAACACACCAAAGGAGCAGAACGCAAAAGAGGAAAACGCTCTGCTCCTTTTAGGAAAGGTTGCCTTTTTCAGCGAATAACGCGATAAACGCTTCGTCAATATCAACAACGATGAATTCAATGTCTTTCACCGGCTCCAGCACTTCTTTGAAAATGGCGGCGACTTTTGTTTTGTCCAAATTTCCTACCCCTGTTCCCAAAGCGGGAAGGGCCACTTTGTCAATTCCATGTTTTTGGCAATAATCGACTAAATTGTGTAAGCACGTTTTGACAATGTCATAAGAAGTTGCCCCTGTTGGCTCTTTCATCGTTACTAGATGAATAACGCGCTGAAACGGAAGGGTTCCCGCACGGGTGACATAAAGATCGCCGGGCTGCGGATTTTGTTCCTTGCAAACGTTGATCGCTTCTTCTTCAATCTCGCGGCCGCCGGCTTTGCGAATCGCGGCCGCCACTCCTCCCCCCATCGGGCCGATTCCGTTTGCCGCGTTGCAAATATATGAAACATCTTCAAGCTTGGTAATGTCCCCATGCACTGCTTTGATCACGGCTATCCCCCCCTCGTATATCGTCAGTTGCTATTACAATTGTAACATGCAAGCTATTATCTAAACAAAAAAATAATAAACAAACAAGCTACCCTGACAACAAGAGTAGCCTGCCATCTTCCCTTCTTCCGATGATACTATCCACGCGCTTCGATGATTGGTTCCAACGAATATTCTCCAGCCAAGTTCTTCGTGAATTTTTTTGCGATGAGGCGATAAGGGGCGCTGAGCGCTTGGGCGGTGGTCGATGTATTCCATGACGGTTTTGCGGCCAGTTGTTTTTTACATGTTTCCATCACTTCTTTAACAAAATAGCCTTTGACCATGTGACAAGCACCCATAAAATCTCCCGTCAGCTTTCCGGCTCGGCAGGCGCCTGTGGCTTTACCTTTCGCAAAAAGAAAATGCCAAGGAGCACCATCAACAGCAACGATCCCATCGCCAACCGATTGGCAATGTTTCCGTATGAATGGAGAAGGAGGGTAATGCTTCCATAAATCGCCGGACCGATGATGGCCGACACTTTTCCGGAAAAAGCGAACAGTCCGAAAAACTGCCCTTGCTTGTCTTTCGGAGAAAGTTCGACAATATATGTTCTCGAAGTGACCCACATCGCTCCTAAACTGACGCCGAACAAACTTCCAGCAAGCCAAAAAGAAAGCTTGGAAAAAGCAAACACCCCTATCGCCAGTGCAATGCACATCAAGATGCCGACATATAAAACCGCTTTTTTCGCCCCTTTGCTTCTCGTAATATAGCCAAAAAGAAAGGAACCTATAATGCTAGAAACCGTGGAAACTAAATACAAAAGGATAAATTCCCCCGCCGTAAACCCGGCAATGACCTTGGCATAAACGGACATGATGGCGATCGTCGTCGCTACAGCATCATTTAAAAAGAAATAAGCAATCATAAAAGTAAAAATGTGTTGGTACTTTTTCATTTCTTTCAACGTCGCATAAATATCCCGATAACCCGCAAAAAATCCAGTCTTCCGCTTTAGCGCAGCGGCTTCTTCTTTGACAAAGCAAAAAAGCGGTAAAGAAAAGAAGAGAAACAAAAGGGCGCTTGGAATAAAAGCCCGGTAGTAATCCTTTTCGCCAACAAACGGATACACGGCAAGCCCGACAAGCGTTCCGACATATCCGACGGCAACGCCAAAACCGGAGATAAGCGGAATTTCCTGTTTATTCCCTAAACTAGAGATCATGGAATCGTAAAAAACAAGGCTCGAATGGTAAAAAAACTTTGCTGCGACAAATAAAAGCACTATTATTACAAAAGACGCCGGCAACCCAAAAATGAAATTCGCATGATTCGAATATCCGGCAACGCCCATGAGCAAAGTCGCCGCAACCGAAAGAGCCGTAAATACCCCAAGCCATTTCTTTCTTTGCCCAGTCCGGTCAATCCATGTGCCGTATAAAGGAGAAAATACAACTAAAAAGAAAGAGGCTAACGCATTCGCATATGAAATAAACGTACTGGCGACCTGGTTCAAGCTCTCGCTTTTCCCCACCGTTTCCGAAACATAAAGCGGAAAAAAAATCGTATTCACATTTGAGGAAAAAATCGTATTCGCAAAATCATACAACGCCCACGATAAAACCGGCAAAGAAACATACAGTTTCCATCCCGGCTGCCTCTTTGTTTCAAAAGACAAGGCATCTTCTATCCTTTCCACTGCCTTTCCCCCATTCTTTCGATTATGGAACGGCCGGCAAACCCGCTTATTCAATATATAGATTACTTTACATATTTGGCGATTTTGTTTCGTTTATGTAAATTTTTACGAAAGAATGCCTCTCTGGCTTCCGAAAAATGATGCTTTGGATTTTTGTTAGAATATACATAAAATTTTAACAAATTTTTATGCATTTGTGTATTATCATTGTTTTCCGGCAATGAATGAAGGAAGAACATTACTGTAATCACAATGATATAAAGTTATCAAACAAAACACTACGAAATACTTGATCTTGGTTTTGAACTTTAAATGATGACAGGCACCGAGCCTAATGACTGACGGACATGATCAAGACCACGCACCGTCGGCAAAATAGTATTTCAGGACATTCGAGCATGGCAAGTCAATCGTCTGTTCTTCTCCAGTCACTAAGGTGACGCGTACGTTTATTCACTTCCAATGCACAGACACCAAAACCAAAAGTGAGCTATAATGAATGGTAGCAAAATACAAAACAAGATGGGTGATTGATAAACATGAAAATAAAAACGTTATTTATCGCTCCCTACCCTGGCTTAAAAGAATTAGCCTTAACTCTTGCCAAAGAGCAACAATCATTGGACATTACAGTTGTACAAGGAGATTTGCAAGAGGCTATTCCTATTGCGAAGCAATACGAAAAAGAAGATTACGATATCATTATCAGCCGCGGCGGCACTGCGCAGTTACTGCGCCAGCATACATCGCTGCCAGTCATTGAAATAAAAGTATCGGGCTACGACATATTACGTATACTAACATTAGTCAAAGACTATCACACAAACCTTCGGATTATCGGGTTTACTAACATATGCCAGGGATTTGTTTCTGTGTCCAATCTTTTAGGTGTTCATATTCCCTATACCATTATCCATGATCAGAAAGAGGTAGCTGAGGCCGTTCGGCAAGCGAAAGCCGAAGGCGCCCAAACCATTATCGGGGATACAATCACCTGCAAGACAGCCGAAGCAAACGGACTTCAGAGTATATTAATCACCTCAGGCAAAGAATCCGTCATTGAGGCATTTGAACAAGCAAAACAAACGTATCAAGCCATGAAAAACGCGGCGAAACAGGTAAAGTTATATAAACAATTACTGCAGAAAACAAAAATCCCTATAGCCATTTATAACGAAAATGGCACCATCCAGTTTGCCAGCTCATCCTTTCAAAAAATATTGGCATTTACGAAAAACGATTCAGATGAATCGTCAATTTATGCGTATTTTCCGTTTCTCGACAATGCGTACAAACAATTATGCCAAGAAATAGAACCTGTTGAAATACAGTATGCTTACGCAATCAATGATGAATGGGTGCAATTGCGGCAAGGATATCTGAAAACCGATCAAAATGAAAACCAATATTATTTGCGTTTTTCCGAAAAAGACGATAATCAAGAGGAATACAGCCTATCGGTTACCGCCATACAGCCCATTATGACATCATTTTCGCAAATTGTTGGAAACAGCCACCCCATCCAGACGGTTATTCATCAAGGAAAAAAAGCTGCGATGCATGATGAACCAGTAGCGTTATACGGAGAAAAAGGCACTGGAAAAAAGACGCTAGCTGGGATCATTCATTGTGAGAGCAAGCAAAAAGACGAATTTTTATTGCTCGTCCGCATCCTCGCAGATTATCGTGAGATTATCGACCATCTCAAATCCATTTTAGCTCATTCAGAAAAAGGGACATGTGTCTTACAAGGGGTCGAACATCTGCGATTAGAACATCAAGATGATGTAGCACAACTGATTCATGAGGCAAAAACGCGTACTATTTTTTTATTTGAGGACAGCCCAATTAATTTATTACGACAAAAAAAATTATCCACTCACATTTTTAAACAATTTAAACAAAACCAAATTCGGTT contains:
- a CDS encoding substrate-binding domain-containing protein; translation: MKKKVTMQDIADRLNISKNSVSQALRGKQGVSEETRKLVKRVAEEMGYQYPGERKKKKQGKTGNIGLIASDLTFSFKNFFGEIYLSIEKEVIKRGMNLHIQSVNQEQKERLILPSFIENKMVDGILILSHISTEYVNKVISTGIPTILVDHHHPNIQADAVLTNNRFGAYLAVQHLIELNHRDIAFIGNIDYSPSYEERYEGYLLALKEHGIKPNEDFIFTNAEEKEEVVLQYIQQLKKQPTAWFCANDGLGFLVNSCLQQHGIQVPDQASVCSYDNGQLSKIAKPKTTTVDIDLELYGKRAVELLFWRMENKNEPFQEILLSSKLIKRESTALAPKQL
- a CDS encoding PrpR N-terminal domain-containing protein — translated: MKIKTLFIAPYPGLKELALTLAKEQQSLDITVVQGDLQEAIPIAKQYEKEDYDIIISRGGTAQLLRQHTSLPVIEIKVSGYDILRILTLVKDYHTNLRIIGFTNICQGFVSVSNLLGVHIPYTIIHDQKEVAEAVRQAKAEGAQTIIGDTITCKTAEANGLQSILITSGKESVIEAFEQAKQTYQAMKNAAKQVKLYKQLLQKTKIPIAIYNENGTIQFASSSFQKILAFTKNDSDESSIYAYFPFLDNAYKQLCQEIEPVEIQYAYAINDEWVQLRQGYLKTDQNENQYYLRFSEKDDNQEEYSLSVTAIQPIMTSFSQIVGNSHPIQTVIHQGKKAAMHDEPVALYGEKGTGKKTLAGIIHCESKQKDEFLLLVRILADYREIIDHLKSILAHSEKGTCVLQGVEHLRLEHQDDVAQLIHEAKTRTIFLFEDSPINLLRQKKLSTHIFKQFKQNQIRLPSLKEYMEDLDEYVRKFIAQYNVKYGKQIVGVHEEALRWLYSRNWKDNLQELSHVIEQAIQVANHEYISKEDLNNIFKNIDDYHQPGYSFIDLNKPLAEIEKDIIWKVLQEEEMNQTKAAKRLGINRSTLWRKLK
- a CDS encoding MFS transporter — protein: MERIEDALSFETKRQPGWKLYVSLPVLSWALYDFANTIFSSNVNTIFFPLYVSETVGKSESLNQVASTFISYANALASFFLVVFSPLYGTWIDRTGQRKKWLGVFTALSVAATLLMGVAGYSNHANFIFGLPASFVIIVLLFVAAKFFYHSSLVFYDSMISSLGNKQEIPLISGFGVAVGYVGTLVGLAVYPFVGEKDYYRAFIPSALLFLFFSLPLFCFVKEEAAALKRKTGFFAGYRDIYATLKEMKKYQHIFTFMIAYFFLNDAVATTIAIMSVYAKVIAGFTAGEFILLYLVSTVSSIIGSFLFGYITRSKGAKKAVLYVGILMCIALAIGVFAFSKLSFWLAGSLFGVSLGAMWVTSRTYIVELSPKDKQGQFFGLFAFSGKVSAIIGPAIYGSITLLLHSYGNIANRLAMGSLLLMVLLGIFFLRKVKPQAPAEPES
- a CDS encoding macro domain-containing protein; translated protein: MIKAVHGDITKLEDVSYICNAANGIGPMGGGVAAAIRKAGGREIEEEAINVCKEQNPQPGDLYVTRAGTLPFQRVIHLVTMKEPTGATSYDIVKTCLHNLVDYCQKHGIDKVALPALGTGVGNLDKTKVAAIFKEVLEPVKDIEFIVVDIDEAFIALFAEKGNLS